From Argopecten irradians isolate NY chromosome 2, Ai_NY, whole genome shotgun sequence, the proteins below share one genomic window:
- the LOC138315137 gene encoding translocon-associated protein subunit alpha-like, whose product MKSFLGNFFLFLLLVLPSTLLLCGNGNTGSLVAYAEEDQGDAMEGEEDDDANVETEDAGEDDGAAVTETEKTDEEEEEEAEQLKPSEDADAVILFTKPVDSTDLPAGQLVRFLVGFTNNGEKTFTVETLEASFRYPQDYSFYIQNFTTATYNAEVEGSKQATFEYGFTPSDTFASRPFGLTILLNYKDEAGTQFQHAVYNDTVNIIEPDEGLDGETFFMYLFLVAIAILLIVVAQQVLGSVTKKRLIKPRQPVEMGTQNSDIDFDWIPKEALQMNTSPKRSPKQSPRQRRSKRTAGSGEE is encoded by the exons ATGAAATCGTTTCTAGGGAActttttcttattcttattactCGTATTACCATCAACTTTGCTGCTATGTGGAAATG GTAATACAGGCAGTTTAGTTGCCTATGCTGAAGAAGACCAAGGAGATGCCATGGAAGGGGAAGAAGATGATGATGCTAATGTAGAAACTGAGGATGCTGGAGAAGATGATGGGGCAGCAGTAACAGAGACAGAAAAGACTGATGAAGAAGAGGAAGAGGAAGCAGAACAACTAAAACCATCTGAAGATGCTGATGCTGTTATTTTGTTCACAAAACCAGTTGATTCTACAG atcTTCCTGCTGGTCAGTTAGTGAGATTCCTGGTCGGATTTACCAATAACGGAGAAAAGACATTCACAGTAGAAACCCTGGAAGCATCCTTCCGTTACCCACAAGATTACAGCTTCTATATCCAAAAT TTTACCACTGCTACCTACAATGCCGAGGTGGAAGGGAGCAAACAAGCCACATTTGAATATGGATTCACACCAAGTGACACATTCGCATCTCGACCTTTTGGACTGACTATTCTTTTGAACTACAAAGACGAA GCCGGAACCCAATTCCAACATGCTGTATACAACGACACAGTAAACATTATAGAACCTGATGAGGGTCTTGACGGAGAAAC ATTCTTCATGTACCTGTTCCTTGTGGCTATAGCTATCCTCCTCATCGTTGTAGCCCAGCAGGTTTTAGGGTCTGTCACA AAAAAGCGCCTTATCAAGCCTCGGCAACCAGTAGAGATGGGTACACAGAACTCCGATATCGACTTCGACTGGATCCCAAAGGAAGCACTTCAAATGA ACACCTCCCCAAAGCGATCCCCAAAGCAATCGCCGAGACAGAGGAGGAGCAAGAGGACCGCCGGGTCAGGCGAAGAGTAA
- the LOC138315136 gene encoding zinc finger TRAF-type-containing protein 1-B-like has product MADIPGPSTLVLQENVENKENMDIEFEPEKKKVKLDIPSTEKDQRLEDRLSGILCCAVCLDLPRICFQCTNGHLMCAGCFNHLLADGRLKDETSTCPNCRCEISKSSCTRNLAVEKAVSELPSTCQFCSCLLPRNQLHHHERELCQERLSTCKYSRIGCPWKGPYHELKEHEKGCHHPHKSGDDIMEAVACLDQQVKDETRLYSRIFSLLSCEKITFNDLQLKPYRTDDFITKLFYETSRFSAFNHQWVIKARINNDQKNPALTTDRSMSYQLVLKGKASQPINVSFIALKGPYGEMLMNPVVYSQEFSNENPETEYNNLPIHNSMECNKLLASKTINMRLIMVLISSS; this is encoded by the exons ATGGCTGACATTCCTGGCCCATCGACCCTTGTCCTGcaagaaaatgttgaaaataaggAAAATATGGACATAGAATTCGAgccagagaaaaagaaagtAAAATTAGATATTCCATCGACAGAAAAAGATCAAAGATTAGAAGATCGGCTGAGCGGAATTCTGTGCTGCGCAGTTTGTCTGGACCTGCCACGAATATGTTTCCAG TGTACCAATGGTCACCTGATGTGTGCTGGTTGTTTTAACCATCTTCTTGCCGACGGACGTCTGAAGGATGAGACCTCCACCTGCCCAAACTGTCGTTGTGAGATCAGCAAGTCGTCATGCACCAGGAACCTGGCTGTGGAGAAAGCTGTTTCGGAGCTTCCTAGCACCTGCCAGTTCTGTTCCTGTCTACTCCCCCGTAATCAACTCCACCACCACGAGAGGGAGCTGTGTCAGGAGAG gCTGTCAACATGTAAATACTCACGCATCGGTTGTCCCTGGAAGGGCCCCTACCATGAGTTGAAGGAGCATGAGAAGGGCTGTCACCACCCCCACAAGTCGGGAGATGATATCATGGAGGCTGTGGCCTGCCTTGATCAACAGGTCAAGGACGAGACCCGGCTCTATAGCAGAATCTTCTCTCTCCTGTCTTGTGAAAAAATCACCTTTAATG ATCTACAACTGAAGCCGTATAGAACTGATGACTTTATCACAAAGTTATTCTACGAGACCAGTCGCTTCTCTGCTTTTAATCACCAGTGGGTGATCAAAGCACGCATCAATAATGACCAGAAGAACCCCGCACTGACAACAGATCGTAGCATGTCATATCAGCTGGTCCTCAAGGGCAAGGCCAGCCAGCCGATCAACGTCAGTTTCATCGCTCTCAAGGGACCATATGGGGAGATGTTGATGAACCCAGTGGTTTATAGTCAAGAGTTTTCCAATGAAAACCCAGAAACAGAGTATAACAATTTGCCAATACACAACTCTATGGAGTGTAATAAACTGCTGGCGTCTAAAACCATTAACATGAGACTCATCATGGTGCTAATTAGCTCCTCATAA